One genomic window of Streptomonospora nanhaiensis includes the following:
- a CDS encoding DUF948 domain-containing protein yields MLTAGEVAALIAAVVWTVLVAFMCVALVKLTRLLSETTKVVAEFGERARPMLDDLAGTVERTGASLDRVEEITANLATTTEDVSTVTALTRSVVTGPLVKVASFSYGVRRVLGQRRALALVRGRRRRRERR; encoded by the coding sequence ATGCTGACCGCAGGAGAGGTTGCCGCGCTCATCGCGGCGGTGGTCTGGACAGTACTGGTCGCGTTCATGTGCGTGGCCCTGGTGAAGCTCACCCGGCTGCTGTCCGAGACCACGAAGGTCGTCGCGGAGTTCGGCGAGCGCGCCCGGCCCATGCTCGACGACCTCGCCGGCACCGTCGAGCGCACCGGCGCGTCGCTGGACCGGGTCGAGGAGATCACCGCCAACCTCGCCACCACGACCGAGGACGTGTCGACCGTGACCGCGCTGACCCGCTCGGTCGTGACCGGCCCGCTGGTCAAGGTGGCGTCGTTCTCCTACGGCGTGCGCCGCGTCCTGGGCCAGCGCCGCGCCCTGGCGCTGGTGCGCGGGCGCCGCCGCAGAAGGGAGCGCCGGTGA
- a CDS encoding DUF6167 family protein, with protein MIPRLFYLVAGAALGGYVVHKLNRTAQAWSPAGIADRVEDHVADYRAALREFNEDVQAAMERREAELRRQYGAGPTTPAGRASQPRGAIGAPDQKDGR; from the coding sequence GTGATCCCCCGCCTGTTCTACCTAGTCGCAGGTGCCGCCCTCGGCGGGTATGTTGTGCACAAGCTCAACCGCACCGCTCAAGCCTGGAGCCCGGCGGGAATCGCCGACCGCGTCGAGGACCACGTCGCCGACTACCGCGCCGCCCTCCGCGAGTTCAACGAAGACGTCCAGGCCGCCATGGAGCGGCGCGAGGCCGAGCTGCGACGCCAGTACGGCGCGGGCCCCACCACACCTGCGGGCCGAGCCAGCCAACCCCGTGGCGCGATCGGCGCCCCCGACCAGAAGGACGGCCGCTGA
- the alaS gene encoding alanine--tRNA ligase → METAEIARRFLAFFENNGHTVVPSASLVAEDPTLLLVNAGMVPFKPYFLGQRTPPFDRATSAQKCVRTKDIEEVGKTARHASFFQMLGNFSFGDYFKEQAIPLAWRLLTSSVADGGFGFDPERLWVTVYLDDDEAEAIWRDTVGVPPERIQRRGMEDNFWSMGVPGPCGPCSEIYFDRGPAYGAEGGPIADENRYLEVWNLVFMQYERGPGESKTDFEILGDLPKKNIDTGMGLERMAAILQGVENIYETDTLGRILRRAAELTGTVYGDDDRADVSLRVVADHMRTATMLVSDGVRPGNEKRGYVLRRILRRSVRNLRLLSGDDKLYLHDLTDTAIEAMGEMYAELRTGADAIHSVIDAEERNFADTLRSGTALFNRAAEKTRATGGTTVSGADAFQLHDTYGFPIDLTLEMAAEQGLRVDEDTFRSLMAEQRETAKRDAKAKKLGNADISVYARLLDGSGATDFLGYTDHESEARVLGLIVDGASATAASAGQSVELVLDRTPFYAEGGGQLADKGTVTAEGRGVVDVDDVQRPLPGLFVHRGTVREGRITVDDRVHAAIDTDRRAAVSRSHSATHLIHSALRNALGPTAGQAGSENQPGRLRFDFTASKPLSTAELTEVEDEVNTVLLDDIQVRDFQTSIDEALAMGALAMFGEKYGDRVRVVEMSDYSRELCGGTHVGATGQLGVVKLLGESSVGSGVRRVEAAVGIDAFRRLSRESLLVGQLSEQLKTPREDLPERIDSIVGRLRAAEKEIERLRSAQVLEAAAGLAAAATTRGAALFVGHRAPDGTTADDLRRLATDVRQRLGEDRPAVVAVAAVPKDRPVVVIAVNKAGQRQGLKAGDLVGTAARALGGGGGGKPDLAQGGGSDPAAVETALGAVEQQVAQTA, encoded by the coding sequence ATGGAGACGGCAGAAATCGCTCGCCGCTTCCTCGCATTCTTCGAGAACAACGGGCACACCGTGGTGCCCTCGGCCAGCCTGGTCGCCGAGGACCCGACCCTGCTGCTGGTCAACGCCGGCATGGTGCCGTTCAAGCCGTACTTCCTCGGCCAGCGCACCCCGCCCTTCGACCGCGCCACCAGCGCGCAGAAGTGCGTGCGCACCAAGGACATCGAAGAGGTCGGCAAGACCGCCCGCCACGCGTCCTTCTTCCAGATGCTGGGCAACTTCTCCTTCGGCGACTACTTCAAGGAGCAGGCCATCCCCCTGGCCTGGCGCCTGCTGACGTCCTCGGTCGCCGACGGCGGGTTCGGCTTCGACCCCGAGAGGCTGTGGGTCACCGTCTACCTCGACGACGACGAGGCCGAGGCCATCTGGCGCGACACGGTCGGCGTGCCCCCCGAGCGCATCCAGCGCCGCGGCATGGAGGACAACTTCTGGTCCATGGGCGTGCCCGGCCCCTGCGGTCCCTGCTCGGAGATCTACTTCGACCGCGGCCCCGCCTACGGCGCCGAGGGCGGCCCCATCGCCGACGAGAACCGCTACCTTGAGGTCTGGAACCTCGTGTTCATGCAGTACGAGCGCGGGCCCGGGGAGTCCAAGACCGACTTCGAGATCCTCGGCGACCTCCCCAAGAAGAACATCGACACCGGCATGGGCCTGGAGCGCATGGCCGCGATCCTCCAGGGCGTCGAGAACATCTACGAGACCGACACCCTGGGCCGCATCCTGCGCCGCGCCGCCGAGCTGACCGGCACCGTCTACGGCGACGACGACCGCGCCGACGTCAGCCTGCGCGTCGTCGCCGACCACATGCGCACCGCCACCATGCTCGTCTCCGACGGCGTGCGCCCCGGCAACGAGAAGCGCGGCTACGTGCTGCGCCGGATTCTGCGCCGCTCCGTGCGCAACCTGCGGCTGCTCTCCGGCGACGACAAGCTCTACCTGCACGACCTCACCGACACCGCCATCGAGGCCATGGGCGAGATGTACGCCGAGCTGCGCACCGGCGCCGACGCCATCCACAGCGTCATCGACGCCGAGGAGCGCAACTTCGCCGACACCCTGCGCTCGGGCACCGCGCTGTTCAACCGCGCCGCCGAGAAGACCCGCGCCACCGGCGGCACCACGGTCTCGGGCGCCGACGCCTTCCAGCTCCACGACACCTACGGCTTCCCCATCGACCTCACCCTGGAGATGGCCGCCGAGCAGGGCCTGCGCGTCGACGAGGACACCTTCCGCTCCCTGATGGCCGAGCAGCGCGAGACCGCCAAGCGCGACGCCAAGGCCAAGAAGCTCGGCAACGCCGACATCAGCGTCTACGCCCGCCTGCTCGACGGCTCGGGCGCCACCGACTTCCTCGGCTACACCGACCACGAGAGCGAGGCCCGCGTGCTGGGCCTCATCGTCGACGGCGCCTCGGCCACCGCCGCCTCGGCCGGCCAGAGCGTCGAACTCGTCCTGGACCGCACCCCCTTCTACGCCGAGGGCGGCGGCCAGCTCGCCGACAAGGGCACCGTCACCGCCGAGGGCCGCGGGGTCGTCGACGTCGACGACGTCCAGCGCCCGCTCCCCGGCCTGTTCGTGCACCGGGGCACCGTCCGCGAGGGCCGGATCACCGTCGACGACCGCGTGCACGCCGCCATCGACACCGACCGCCGCGCCGCGGTGTCGCGGTCCCACTCGGCCACCCACCTCATCCACTCCGCGCTGCGCAACGCGCTGGGCCCCACCGCCGGCCAGGCCGGCTCGGAGAACCAGCCCGGCCGGCTGCGGTTCGACTTCACCGCCAGCAAGCCGCTGAGCACCGCCGAGCTGACCGAGGTCGAGGACGAGGTCAACACCGTCCTGCTCGACGACATCCAGGTCCGCGACTTCCAGACCTCCATCGACGAGGCCCTGGCCATGGGCGCGCTGGCCATGTTCGGCGAGAAGTACGGCGACCGGGTCCGCGTCGTGGAGATGAGCGACTACTCCCGCGAGCTGTGCGGCGGCACCCACGTCGGCGCCACCGGCCAGCTCGGCGTGGTCAAGCTGCTGGGGGAGTCCTCGGTGGGCTCGGGCGTGCGCCGCGTCGAGGCCGCCGTGGGCATCGACGCCTTCCGCCGCCTCTCCCGGGAGTCCCTGCTGGTGGGCCAGCTCTCCGAGCAGCTCAAGACCCCGCGTGAGGACCTCCCCGAGCGCATCGACTCCATCGTCGGCCGGCTGCGCGCCGCCGAGAAGGAGATCGAGCGCCTGCGCTCGGCCCAGGTGCTGGAGGCCGCCGCCGGACTGGCCGCCGCCGCCACCACCCGGGGCGCCGCCCTGTTCGTCGGCCACCGCGCGCCCGACGGCACCACCGCCGACGACCTCCGCCGCCTGGCCACCGACGTCCGCCAGCGCCTGGGCGAGGACCGCCCGGCCGTGGTCGCCGTGGCCGCCGTGCCCAAGGACCGCCCGGTCGTGGTCATCGCGGTGAACAAGGCCGGCCAGCGGCAGGGGCTCAAGGCCGGCGACCTCGTGGGCACCGCGGCCCGCGCCCTCGGCGGCGGAGGCGGCGGCAAGCCCGACCTCGCCCAGGGCGGCGGCAGCGACCCCGCGGCCGTCGAGACCGCCCTCGGCGCGGTCGAGCAGCAGGTCGCGCAGACCGCGTGA
- the ruvX gene encoding Holliday junction resolvase RuvX, protein MRHGVRIAVDPGGTRIGIARSDPSGLLATPVETVRRGAGDLDRIAHLVAEHEACEVVVGYPASLSGEAGPAARRSRSFAAALARRIAPVPVRLVDERLTTVTAADQLRQGASMGARGARGGRARRAVIDQAAATVLLQSALDTERHTGRPPGETIGETA, encoded by the coding sequence TTGAGGCACGGAGTACGCATCGCGGTCGATCCCGGCGGCACCCGGATCGGGATCGCCCGCAGCGATCCCAGCGGCCTGCTGGCGACCCCCGTGGAGACCGTGCGCCGCGGCGCCGGCGACCTCGACCGCATCGCCCACCTGGTGGCCGAGCACGAGGCGTGCGAGGTCGTCGTCGGCTACCCCGCCTCCCTCTCCGGGGAGGCGGGGCCCGCCGCCCGCAGGTCCCGCTCCTTCGCCGCGGCCCTGGCGCGCAGGATCGCGCCGGTGCCGGTGCGGCTCGTCGACGAGCGGCTGACCACGGTCACCGCCGCCGACCAGCTCCGCCAGGGCGCCTCGATGGGCGCCCGCGGCGCGCGCGGCGGCCGGGCCCGCCGCGCCGTCATCGACCAGGCCGCCGCCACGGTACTGCTGCAGAGCGCCCTCGACACCGAGCGGCACACCGGCCGCCCACCCGGTGAGACCATCGGGGAGACCGCATGA
- the mltG gene encoding endolytic transglycosylase MltG: MSDRTPYDDSETGHGRRGRRRRPPEGGSDPLTDPWPRTGPPAAGGRQVADPLTDPWPARASAHSRPVVDPLTDPWPGRAEPGRPGPGTDLPTRPSAFDSEAELPTRPRRWSPDAGAPAAPADTDPAARPRGRRHRAPEAPDDAGTGPHTAPSAAVEDTAAPRGRRRRGRVDEAEEHLAWTRPAPGEDEEFHPVPPRTLDFDSVPVRRKRPRDTDDDARSGRRRRRAETNPFPAADPEPDDGRGRRRRRAETDPFPAEAAPEDDQPAGRRRRRGDTGPLPAADDPAPRGGRRRRGADTDPFGADADPAAPRRAEGAAGGGHRRDRHDTGALERYPDFVAQAGFASAAAPAEAAPGEAGTDLADEPAPRGRRARGGDPDGRAAAPARRRRARGADPGPDDTDTAEEHGAAPADDEDDDRPRRSRRGGRRAARAGSAPDPDGETPAPGGRRAARRARTARSRPRKGVTVVVALALVTGVGAGGFALGRTYLFPPDYEGEGSGSVEIVVEEGATGQAIADELVAQGVVASPGAFLNALGSHGGNVAPGTYRLHEQMSGDAAVELLMDPSARLQAHITFKEGLRADEVLRLLHENTGIPMEELRAALEDTEALGLPDYAEQGAEGYLFPDTYDMPADADASALLRRMVDRFHEVAEDVDLEDAAAERNLTPNEAMAVAAIVQAESGSAEDMPKVARVVYNRLEAVMELGMDSTCFYVIGEYGIALTNDQLAECKAADSEYATYGRTGLPAGPIVSPGRQAIEAALNPAEGEWLYFVATDPENGVTEFAETYEEFEQLKLEFEQNRGDL; the protein is encoded by the coding sequence ATGAGCGACCGCACCCCCTACGACGACTCCGAGACCGGCCACGGCCGGCGGGGCCGCCGGCGCCGCCCGCCCGAAGGCGGCTCCGACCCGCTGACCGACCCCTGGCCGCGGACCGGCCCGCCCGCTGCGGGCGGGCGCCAGGTCGCCGATCCGCTCACCGACCCCTGGCCGGCGCGCGCCTCCGCGCACTCCCGCCCGGTGGTCGACCCGCTGACCGACCCCTGGCCCGGCCGCGCCGAACCCGGCCGCCCCGGCCCGGGCACCGACCTGCCCACGCGGCCCAGCGCCTTCGACAGCGAGGCCGAGCTGCCGACCCGGCCGCGCCGCTGGAGCCCTGACGCCGGTGCCCCGGCGGCACCGGCCGACACCGACCCCGCCGCGCGCCCGCGCGGCCGCCGCCACCGCGCGCCCGAGGCGCCCGACGACGCCGGCACCGGCCCGCACACCGCGCCCTCCGCCGCCGTCGAGGACACCGCCGCGCCGCGCGGCCGCCGCCGGCGGGGGCGCGTGGACGAGGCCGAGGAGCACCTGGCCTGGACCCGGCCCGCGCCCGGCGAGGACGAGGAGTTCCACCCCGTGCCGCCGCGCACGCTGGACTTCGACTCCGTGCCGGTGCGCCGCAAGCGGCCCCGCGACACCGACGACGACGCCCGCTCCGGGCGGCGGCGCCGCCGGGCCGAGACCAACCCGTTCCCGGCGGCCGACCCCGAGCCCGACGACGGGCGGGGGCGCCGGCGCCGCCGCGCCGAGACCGACCCCTTCCCGGCCGAGGCCGCGCCGGAGGACGACCAGCCCGCGGGCCGCCGGCGCCGCCGCGGCGACACCGGCCCGCTGCCCGCCGCCGACGACCCCGCCCCGCGCGGCGGCCGCCGCCGGCGCGGGGCCGACACCGACCCCTTCGGGGCCGACGCCGACCCCGCCGCGCCCCGCCGCGCCGAGGGCGCGGCGGGCGGTGGCCACCGCCGCGACCGCCACGACACCGGCGCCCTGGAGCGCTACCCCGACTTCGTCGCCCAGGCCGGGTTCGCCTCGGCCGCGGCACCGGCCGAGGCCGCCCCGGGTGAGGCCGGGACCGACCTCGCCGACGAGCCCGCGCCCCGGGGCCGCCGCGCCCGCGGCGGCGATCCGGACGGCCGCGCCGCCGCGCCGGCGCGCCGCAGGCGGGCCCGCGGCGCCGATCCCGGGCCCGACGACACCGACACCGCCGAGGAGCACGGCGCGGCCCCCGCCGACGACGAGGACGACGACCGCCCCCGCCGGTCCCGGCGCGGCGGCCGCCGCGCCGCGCGCGCCGGGAGCGCTCCAGACCCCGACGGCGAGACCCCCGCCCCGGGCGGCCGCCGCGCCGCGCGCCGGGCCCGGACCGCCCGCTCCCGGCCCCGCAAGGGCGTGACCGTGGTGGTGGCCCTGGCCCTGGTCACCGGGGTGGGCGCCGGCGGGTTCGCGCTCGGCCGCACCTACCTGTTCCCGCCCGACTACGAGGGTGAGGGCAGCGGCTCGGTCGAGATCGTGGTCGAGGAGGGCGCCACCGGGCAGGCCATCGCCGACGAACTGGTCGCCCAGGGGGTCGTCGCCAGCCCGGGCGCGTTCCTCAACGCGCTGGGCTCCCACGGCGGCAACGTCGCGCCCGGCACCTACCGGCTGCACGAGCAGATGAGCGGCGACGCCGCCGTGGAGCTGCTGATGGACCCCTCCGCGCGGCTCCAGGCCCACATCACCTTCAAGGAGGGCCTGCGCGCCGACGAGGTGCTGCGGCTGCTCCACGAGAACACCGGCATCCCCATGGAGGAGTTGCGCGCCGCCCTGGAGGACACCGAGGCGCTGGGCCTGCCCGACTACGCCGAGCAGGGCGCCGAGGGCTACCTGTTCCCCGACACCTACGACATGCCCGCCGACGCCGACGCCTCGGCGCTGCTGCGGCGCATGGTCGACCGGTTCCACGAGGTCGCCGAGGACGTCGACCTGGAGGACGCCGCCGCCGAGCGCAACCTCACGCCCAACGAGGCCATGGCGGTCGCCGCGATCGTCCAGGCGGAGTCGGGCTCGGCCGAGGACATGCCCAAGGTCGCCCGCGTGGTCTACAACCGGCTCGAAGCCGTCATGGAGCTGGGCATGGACAGCACCTGCTTCTACGTCATCGGCGAGTACGGCATCGCACTGACCAACGACCAGCTCGCCGAGTGCAAGGCCGCTGACAGCGAGTACGCCACCTACGGCCGCACCGGCCTGCCGGCCGGGCCCATCGTCAGCCCCGGCCGGCAGGCCATCGAGGCGGCGCTGAACCCCGCCGAGGGGGAGTGGCTGTACTTCGTGGCCACCGACCCCGAGAACGGCGTCACCGAGTTCGCCGAGACCTACGAGGAATTCGAGCAGCTCAAGCTGGAGTTCGAGCAGAATCGAGGAGACCTGTGA
- a CDS encoding shikimate dehydrogenase: MRRAAVLGSPIAHSLSPVLHTAAYTALGLDGEWTYSRHECAEPGLAAFLAECDASWAGLSLTMPLKRAALELADEADAAAQEVGGANTLVFAGGRRRAYNTDVHGITAALAERGVHRVASAAVLGGGATAASAVAALRDLGATAEGAVTVLARDPARAGGVVAAAERLKTRVSVAPLADIGRHLGVDLVVSTLPSGAADPYAAELAGSGAALFDVVYAPWPTAAAAAVEAAGGTVVGGFAMLLHQAARQVELMTGAERAPVAAMREAGLAELARRAASGGA, translated from the coding sequence GTGAGACGCGCGGCGGTCCTGGGCTCGCCGATCGCCCACTCCCTGTCGCCGGTGCTGCACACGGCGGCCTACACCGCGCTGGGCCTGGACGGGGAGTGGACCTACTCCCGCCACGAGTGCGCCGAGCCCGGCCTGGCCGCCTTCCTGGCCGAGTGCGACGCCTCCTGGGCCGGCCTGTCGCTGACCATGCCGCTCAAGCGCGCCGCGCTGGAGCTGGCCGACGAGGCCGACGCCGCCGCCCAGGAGGTCGGCGGCGCCAACACGCTGGTGTTCGCCGGCGGCCGGCGCCGTGCCTACAACACCGACGTCCACGGGATCACCGCCGCGCTGGCCGAGCGGGGCGTGCACCGGGTCGCCTCGGCGGCGGTGCTGGGCGGCGGCGCCACCGCCGCCTCGGCCGTCGCCGCGCTGCGCGACCTGGGCGCCACCGCTGAGGGCGCCGTGACCGTGCTGGCCCGCGACCCCGCGCGCGCCGGGGGCGTGGTGGCCGCCGCCGAACGCCTGAAGACGCGCGTGTCCGTGGCGCCGCTCGCCGACATCGGCCGGCACCTGGGGGTGGACCTGGTGGTCTCCACCCTGCCCTCGGGTGCGGCCGACCCCTACGCCGCCGAGCTGGCCGGCAGCGGCGCGGCGCTGTTCGACGTGGTCTACGCCCCCTGGCCCACGGCGGCGGCCGCCGCCGTCGAGGCCGCCGGGGGCACCGTGGTCGGCGGGTTCGCGATGCTGCTGCACCAGGCCGCCCGGCAGGTGGAGCTGATGACCGGTGCCGAGCGCGCGCCGGTGGCGGCCATGCGCGAGGCCGGGCTGGCCGAGTTGGCGCGGCGCGCCGCGTCCGGCGGCGCCTAG
- the infC gene encoding translation initiation factor IF-3, giving the protein MNDRIRVAEVRLVGPNGEQVGIVPVQDALRLAEEAQLDLVEVAPTARPPVAKLMDYGKYKYESAVKARESRRNQSNTIIKEIKLRPKIDPHDYETKKGHVVRFLKGGDKVKVTIMFRGREQSRPELGRRLLARLAEDVQDLGAVESQPKQDGRNMVMVIGPHKRRSEHKAEARAAGPRPRREQRQEEQAGQGS; this is encoded by the coding sequence ATCAATGACCGAATCCGGGTGGCCGAGGTCCGACTCGTCGGACCCAACGGAGAGCAGGTCGGCATCGTCCCGGTGCAGGACGCCCTGCGCCTGGCCGAGGAGGCCCAGCTCGACCTCGTCGAGGTCGCGCCCACGGCCCGCCCGCCGGTCGCCAAGCTGATGGACTACGGCAAGTACAAGTACGAGTCCGCGGTCAAGGCGCGCGAGTCGCGCCGGAACCAGTCGAACACGATCATCAAGGAGATCAAGCTCCGCCCCAAGATCGACCCGCACGACTACGAGACCAAGAAGGGTCACGTCGTCCGGTTCCTCAAGGGCGGGGACAAGGTCAAGGTGACGATCATGTTCCGCGGTCGCGAGCAGTCCCGTCCCGAACTGGGGCGCCGCCTGCTGGCCCGCCTGGCGGAGGACGTCCAGGACCTGGGCGCGGTGGAGTCCCAGCCCAAGCAGGACGGCCGCAACATGGTCATGGTGATCGGCCCCCACAAGCGGCGGTCCGAGCACAAGGCCGAGGCCCGCGCGGCCGGCCCCCGACCCCGGCGCGAGCAGCGCCAGGAGGAGCAGGCCGGGCAGGGCAGCTGA
- the rpmI gene encoding 50S ribosomal protein L35 codes for MSKSKNKTHSGASRRFRVTGSGKIMRLRANKNHLLEHKPSKRTRRISGQVELAQNDVKKIKKLLGNRA; via the coding sequence ATGTCGAAGAGTAAGAACAAGACGCACAGCGGCGCCAGCAGGCGCTTCCGCGTGACCGGCTCGGGCAAGATCATGCGCCTCCGCGCCAACAAGAACCACTTGCTGGAGCACAAGCCGAGCAAGCGCACCCGACGCATCTCCGGCCAGGTCGAGCTGGCCCAGAACGACGTCAAGAAGATCAAGAAGCTTCTCGGCAACCGCGCCTAG
- the rplT gene encoding 50S ribosomal protein L20, with protein MARVKRALNAKKKRRVVLERASGYRGQRSRLYRKAKEQMLHSMTYSYRDRKDRKGQFRRLWIQRINAGARAHGLTYNRFMQGLKAAGIEVDRRMLAELAVNDEAAFAALVTTAKDALPGDIKQTAA; from the coding sequence GTGGCACGCGTGAAGCGGGCTCTCAACGCCAAGAAGAAGCGCCGGGTCGTCCTCGAGCGGGCCAGCGGCTACCGCGGCCAGCGTTCGCGGCTGTACCGCAAGGCCAAGGAGCAGATGCTCCACTCGATGACCTACTCCTACCGGGACCGCAAGGACCGCAAGGGGCAGTTCCGCCGGCTGTGGATCCAGCGCATCAACGCCGGTGCGCGCGCCCACGGCCTGACCTACAACCGCTTCATGCAGGGCCTCAAGGCCGCCGGCATCGAGGTCGACCGCCGCATGCTCGCCGAACTGGCCGTCAACGACGAGGCCGCCTTCGCCGCCCTCGTCACGACCGCCAAGGACGCCCTGCCCGGCGACATCAAGCAGACCGCGGCCTGA
- a CDS encoding TrmH family RNA methyltransferase, giving the protein MAGHEFTSARSPRIKGARRLAKRAFRQRERRFLAEGPQAVREALAAPGGVHELFTTAEAAQRHADLADAAHARGIPVHRVSLEVMAELAQTVTPQGLLAVCDFVDVGLADVGEIRLAAVLSHVRDPGNAGTVVRTADAAGADVVVFTDASVDPYNGKCVRASAGSLFHLPIVVGVPVAEAVAHLRAAGARVFAADGGGERDLHAVADSGGLDGPVGWVFGNEAWGLPEETVALTDGAVSVPIYGSAESLNLATAAAVCLYTTARQQRAGAPAAGHAGGA; this is encoded by the coding sequence ATGGCGGGCCACGAGTTCACCAGCGCCAGGTCACCCCGGATCAAGGGGGCTCGTCGGCTCGCCAAGCGCGCGTTCCGCCAGCGTGAGCGGCGCTTCCTCGCCGAGGGCCCGCAGGCCGTACGCGAGGCGCTGGCGGCGCCCGGCGGGGTGCACGAGCTGTTCACCACCGCCGAGGCCGCCCAGCGCCACGCGGACCTGGCCGACGCCGCGCACGCGCGCGGGATCCCCGTCCACCGGGTGAGCCTGGAGGTCATGGCCGAACTGGCCCAGACCGTCACCCCCCAGGGCCTGCTCGCGGTGTGCGACTTCGTCGACGTGGGCCTGGCCGACGTCGGCGAGATCCGCCTGGCCGCGGTGCTCTCGCACGTGCGCGACCCCGGCAACGCCGGGACCGTCGTGCGCACCGCCGACGCGGCCGGCGCCGACGTCGTCGTCTTCACCGACGCCTCGGTCGATCCCTACAACGGCAAGTGCGTGCGCGCCTCGGCCGGGAGCCTGTTCCACCTGCCCATCGTGGTGGGCGTGCCCGTCGCCGAGGCGGTGGCGCACCTGCGGGCCGCCGGCGCCCGCGTCTTCGCCGCCGACGGCGGCGGCGAGCGCGACCTGCACGCCGTGGCCGACTCCGGGGGCCTCGACGGCCCCGTGGGCTGGGTGTTCGGCAACGAGGCGTGGGGCCTGCCCGAGGAGACCGTGGCGCTGACCGACGGCGCCGTCAGCGTCCCCATTTACGGCTCGGCGGAAAGCCTGAATCTGGCCACGGCCGCCGCCGTGTGCCTGTACACCACCGCGCGCCAGCAGCGCGCGGGCGCGCCCGCCGCGGGCCACGCGGGCGGGGCCTAG
- a CDS encoding sensor histidine kinase encodes MRHGEAVVGGDQPGERSGADPQGAAPVLTAEDLPDGLVVADRAGRVVTFNRMAARLARVPAESALGRDFRDVLALHDSDGRDWWKCSDPYGGLRTRTRQPERPLFLVDGREILVAARYVRDTPGGELSRLVITLRDASHRARGERGRADLVSTVAHELRSPLTSVKGFTATLLGKWDRLTDKQKIFMLETVNADADRVTRLITELLSVSRIEAGRLEIRKQVVDLPDLARKLVAGRVAAGEPAERYRLDVRGPLPELWLDADKIEQILANLVENAVRHGAGTVTIVIEPYEDGAVVLVRDEGKGIAPEAVPRVFRRFWRTRRRGGTGLGLFIVKGLIEAHGGAITVGRAPSGGAEFRFTVPAGTPEFA; translated from the coding sequence ATGAGGCATGGGGAGGCGGTCGTGGGCGGCGACCAACCAGGGGAGCGATCCGGCGCGGACCCGCAGGGCGCGGCTCCCGTGCTCACGGCCGAGGACCTGCCCGACGGCCTGGTCGTGGCCGACCGCGCCGGCCGCGTCGTCACCTTCAACCGCATGGCCGCCCGGCTGGCGCGGGTGCCCGCCGAGTCCGCGCTGGGCCGCGACTTCCGCGACGTGCTCGCCCTGCACGACTCCGACGGCCGCGACTGGTGGAAGTGCAGCGACCCCTACGGCGGGCTGCGCACCCGCACCCGCCAGCCCGAGCGGCCGCTGTTCCTGGTCGACGGCCGCGAGATCCTGGTGGCCGCGCGCTACGTCCGCGACACCCCCGGCGGCGAGCTGTCGCGGCTGGTGATCACCCTGCGCGACGCCTCCCACCGCGCGCGCGGCGAACGCGGCCGCGCCGACCTGGTCTCCACCGTCGCCCACGAGCTGCGCTCGCCGCTGACCAGCGTCAAGGGGTTCACCGCCACCCTGCTGGGCAAGTGGGACCGCCTCACCGACAAGCAGAAGATCTTCATGCTGGAGACCGTCAACGCCGACGCCGACCGCGTCACCCGGCTCATCACCGAGCTGCTGAGCGTGTCGCGCATCGAGGCGGGCCGGCTGGAGATCCGCAAGCAGGTGGTCGACCTGCCCGACCTCGCCCGCAAACTCGTGGCCGGGCGGGTGGCGGCGGGGGAGCCCGCCGAACGCTACCGGCTCGACGTCCGCGGCCCGCTGCCCGAGCTGTGGCTGGACGCCGACAAGATCGAGCAGATCCTCGCCAACCTGGTGGAAAACGCGGTGCGCCACGGCGCTGGTACTGTCACCATTGTGATCGAGCCCTACGAGGACGGAGCCGTGGTGCTGGTACGCGACGAAGGCAAGGGCATCGCGCCCGAGGCCGTTCCGCGTGTCTTCCGCCGGTTCTGGCGCACCCGGCGCCGCGGCGGCACCGGCCTGGGGCTGTTCATCGTCAAGGGCCTGATCGAGGCCCACGGCGGCGCGATCACGGTCGGCCGCGCGCCCAGCGGCGGTGCCGAGTTCCGATTTACCGTGCCCGCCGGCACCCCCGAGTTCGCCTGA